In a single window of the Tribolium castaneum strain GA2 chromosome 8, icTriCast1.1, whole genome shotgun sequence genome:
- the LOC103313336 gene encoding uncharacterized protein LOC103313336, with translation MKKNLLIFIVISILSLQLLAQDVKNATTETPTKKSDVTTTIRINSAIFENSTEDKKNLTLPTSIGSSIVITTQNGTSSLIVSETTSSSNSVEDYNMSTSATIQERNSSLLSNENVTNISIILSATSATIQERNSSLLSNENVSNISIILSATSTTNSPSPSSEFVTSIKTTNEKNSSSPNIENVTSSSILSNTTSTTNSPSPSSEFVTSIKTTNEKNFSSPSIENVTSSSIISNITSIINSLSPSSEITTSIVISNSSVSETTRENSTVSSVVTPETNSNSGVLLCHSKNLIFIVVILLTKNLQ, from the exons ATGAAGAAGAATCTTCTTATTTTTATA gtcaTATCGATCCTGAGTCTTCAGCTTTTGGCACAAGATGTTAAAAATGCAACTACTGAAACACCAA CCAAAAAATCTGATgtaacaacaacaataaggATAAATTCAGCAATATTTGAAAACAGTActgaagataaaaaaaacttaacgtTACCAACTTCAATTGGAAGTAGTATTGTGATTACAACACAAAATGGGACAAGCAGTCTTATTGTTTCGGAAACAACTTCTTCATCCAATTCAGTTGAAGATTATAATATGAGTACATCAGCAACCATTCAAGAACGAAATTCTTCTTTACTAAGTAATGAAAATGTAACAAACATTTCTATAATTTTGAGTGCAACTTCAGCAACCATTCAAGAACGAAATTCTTCTTTACTAAGTAATGAAAATGTATCAAACATTTCTATAATTTTGAGTGCAACTTCAACAACCAATTCGCCTTCACCAAGTTCTGAGTTCGTCACAAGTATTAAAACaacgaatgaaaaaaattcttcttcaccaaatattgaaaatgtaaCAAGCAGTTCCATACTTTCGAATACAACTTCAACAACCAATTCTCCTTCACCAAGTTCTGAGTTCGTCACAAGTATTAAAACaacgaatgaaaaaaatttttcttcacCAAGTATTGAAAATGTAACAAGCAGTTCCATAATTTCGAATATAACTTCAATAATCAATTCTCTTTCACCAAGTTCTGAGATCACAACTTCTATCGTAATAAGCAATTCATCAGTTTCGGAAACAACAAGGGAAAATTCAACCGTTTCATCAGTTGTTACACCTGAAACAAACAGTAATTCAGGAGTATTACTGTGCCAtagtaaaaacttaatttttattgttgtaataTTATTGACGAAGAATTTACAatga